A portion of the Jaculus jaculus isolate mJacJac1 chromosome 5, mJacJac1.mat.Y.cur, whole genome shotgun sequence genome contains these proteins:
- the LOC105944094 gene encoding zinc finger protein 300-like isoform X2 yields the protein MAKSELLVKLEHGFGPWSIKESSVWSLPDVPKVAVPVDTIQNNQKSHLCQSGITNRKTLNDKMVEPELNLHQKIYQETKWNKDKACMKLCCLESQQTSNMCHTCKKSSYYTQCQTLLIMESDEYECEECRKIFLRSCHTVPLTHTREKPYACMECGKEFTQKVALIRHQRFHTGEKPFECADCGKAFYMKSELTKHQRSHTGEKPYECAECGKAFTRKSNLTIHGRSHTDKKPYECADCGKGFTTKWYLSNHQRVHTGEKPFECAECRKAFYMKSELNKHQRIHTGEKSHKCTDCGKCFTAKWYLSNHERTHTGEKPHKCTYCGKGFTLKSYLSLHQRRHTGEKPYKCTDCGKGFTTKWYLFDHEKIHKGEKSYKCTGCGRGFTVNRYLIRHQRKCRKAFKR from the exons ATGTTCCTAAAGTTGCTGTCCCAGTTGACACCATCCAGAATAATCAGAAGAGCCATTTGTGTCAAAGTGGAATCACCAACAGAAAGACGTTAAATGACAAAATGGTTGAA CCTGAACTAAACTTGCACCAGAAAATCTACCAAGAAACAAAATGGAATAAAGATAAAGCATGTATGAAGCTGTGTTGCCTGGAGTCACAGCAGACAAGTAACATGTGTCATACATGCAAAAAATCTTCGTATTACACTCAGTGTCAGACTCTTCTTATAATGGAGAGTGATGAATATGAGTGTGAGGAATGCAGAAAAATATTCTTGAGATCATGCCACACAGTTCCTTTGACTCACACAAGAGAAAAGCCATATGCATGCATGGAATGTGGGAAGGAATTCACACAGAAGGTGGCCCTCATTCGTCATCAGAGAtttcatacaggtgagaagcccttTGAATGTGCAGACTGTGGGAAAGCTTTCTACATGAAGTCAGAACTCACTAAACATCAGAGAAgccacacaggtgagaagccctatgaatgtgcagaatgtgggaaagctttcactaGGAAGTCGAATCTTACTATTCATGGGAGAAGTCATACAGATAAGAAGCCTTATGAATGTGCTGACTGTGGGAAGGGTTTTACTACAAAGTGGTACCTCAGTAATCATCAGAGagttcacacaggtgagaagcctttTGAATGTGCAGAATGTAGAAAAGCTTTCTACATGAAATCAGAACTCAATAAACATCAGAGAATCCATACAGGTGAAAAGTCTCATAAATGTACAGATTGTGGGAAATGTTTCACTGCAAAGTGGTATCTCAGTAATCATGagagaactcatacaggtgagaagccccATAAATGCACATACTGTGGGAAAGGTTTCACTTTAAAGTCCTATCTCAGTCTTCATCAGAGAagacatacaggtgagaagccttATAAATGTACAGATTGCGGGAAAGGTTTCACTACAAAGTGGTACCTCTTTGATCATGAGAAGATACATAAGGGTGAAAAATCCTATAAATGTACAGGTTGTGGAAGAGGCTTCACTGTCAACAGGTACCTGATTCGACATCAAAGAAAATGTAGGAAAGCTTTCAAAAGGTAA